The Drosophila bipectinata strain 14024-0381.07 chromosome 2L, DbipHiC1v2, whole genome shotgun sequence genome has a segment encoding these proteins:
- the LOC138925803 gene encoding uncharacterized protein: MSESPINSSSSIAKKRKISENNAEDSAAPSSSSQSVSSNILVLDNDCLEIIFSLLSLKAQLNFSRSNRKIECMFRNYAQRKYKHITEDFSYHLEASDLEYLLEQVNDHVISFESPIQRFFGDREQLGNDVFEKFFFNLSENLPCLRKLVLEAPDYNGEGLHVLEKLQNLEINCELDAKYLTDCCIKMKNLNFLKMGRCTKNLNSENFSTIVANCRNLETLDFHDNELLDNVAYERVCELSRLKHLIMTCPRFIEGLHPRPGFIEGLVRRTGTPLESLILYHSNLRKEQIEHICDITSLRELWVGSEDDDFSVEGFMKLKSLEYLHLDMEGITNKHLLELLLGCPRLRVLNVLYCLDVTSDFISLLNLSSKKLKETNREKISIYLDESSVDWEENSSFKLDNIQIINGALWEAPILIEKERNIL, translated from the exons ATGAGCGAATCGCCTATAAATAGCTCTTCCTCGATTGCAAAAAAACGCAAAATCAGTGAAAATAATGCGGAAGATTCAGCTGCGCCCTCTTCAAGCTCCCAAAGTGTTTCATCCAATATTTTAGTCCTGGACAACGATTGCCTAGAAATAATTTTCTCACTTCTAAGCTTAAAAGCTCAGTTGAATTTTTCACGTTCCAATCGCAAAATAGAATGCATGTTCAGGAACTACGCCCAGAGGAAGTACAAACACATCACTGAAGACTTCAGCTACCACCTCGAGGCATCTGATCTGGAATATCTATTGGAACAAGTCAACGATCATGTTATCAGCTTTGAGTCACCAATTCAGCGCTTCTTCGGAGACAGGGAGCAGTTGGG CAATGATGTCTTCGAGAAGTTCTTCTTTAATCTATCAGAGAACCTACCGTGTCTGAGAAAGCTAGTCTTGGAAGCTCCCGACTACAATGGGGAAGGACTCCACGTGCTGGAGAAACTACAGAATCTAGAGATAAATTGCGAATTAGATGCCAAATACCTGACCGATTGCTGCATCAAGATGaaaaatttgaactttcttAAAATGGGAAGGTGCACCAAAAACCTTAACAGCGAAAACTTCTCCACGATTGTCGCGAACTGCCGGAACTTGGAAACGCTTGATTTCCACGATAACGAACTTCTCGATAATGTGGCATATGAAAGGGTTTGTGAGCTGTCCCGCCTGAAGCACCTAATAATGACCTGCCCACGTTTCATCGAGGGACTTCACCCGAGACCGGGTTTCATCGAGGGACTTGTACGTAGGACTGGCACTCCTCTAGAGAGCCTCATTCTGTATCACTCGAATCTGCGTAAGGAGCAGATAGAGCATATCTGTGATATTACTTCCCTTAGAGAACTCTGGGTAGGCAGCGAAGACGATGATTTCAGTGTGGAAGGCTTCATGAAGCTAAAGTCTCTTGAATACCTACATCTGGATATGGAAGGCATTACTAATAAGCACTTGTTGGAACTGCTTCTTGGATGCCCACGCCTACGGGTCTTGAATGTGTTATATTGTTTGGATGTTACTTCCGATTTCATTTCTTTACTAAATCTTTCTTCGAAGAAGCTTAAGGAAACCAATcgtgaaaaaatttcaatatatttaGATGAGTCTTCTGTGGATTGGGAAGAAAACTCCAGCTTTAAACTCGACAACATTCAAATCATAAATGGCGCTCTTTGGGAAGCTCCTATTTTAATAGAAAAGGAGCGCAATATTCTATAA